The genomic segment TGGACGTCCAGTTTTGCCAATTCTTGAGTTCTGGGGTGGTGCTTCACAGTTCATTCTCTTACATGCTTAGCAGCACTGGTTTCCTTTGTGGTCATGCAGAGAGAAAGGCTCTTCATGTTACATTCCTTTGGGTGGTTCTCTGGCCTCCAGTCAACCACTTTATTCAGGTCATTAAAGTTACTTTGCGTGGCTCTCctgacatttttctctctctttcctctctatCAGGTGACTTTGCAACTCGGGCAGAAATTCTGAGCCGGACATCACTGGTGATTAAAAACACCACCCGCATGGACACGGCCACCTACCGCTGTGAAGTGGCAGCACCTTCTGATACCAAAACCATAGATGAGATAAATATCCAGCTTACAGTCCAAGGTAATGCTCCAGGTCCAGCTGTCTTTGCAAGCGCTGCTAGCTGACAGAAGAGTCTCTCTCAGGGTTGTAACTGGCGTTCGACAGAATCTTGTTGCTTAAAACCATCTGGAAACAGCTGGAGGTGTTGGTGCCTTTTGTAGCACGGCCACCTCACAAAGCATGCCAAAGTCATTGCCTTGTGCTCAGCAGTATCATTCACACAGCTTGTGTCTTTCCCACAGTGAAACCCGTGACTCCGAGATGCACGGTGCCTAAAGCTGTACCTGTGGGTAAGACAGCCTCCCTCCACTGCCACGAGAACGAAGGTTACCCCAAGTCTACGTACAGCTGGTATCGCAACAGCGAGCCGTTATCACCAGACACAAAATCAAATGCCAAATTCCAGAATTCGTCCTACAGCTTGAATCCCACCACAGGCACTCTGGTAACGTCCTCGTGGATGTAATCAAGACTTGTGTTGCAGGGCAGGTTCATTTTGGAGTGGCTCGGAAAAAAGTCATTGCATGGCTTCTTAGGAAGGGATAGTTGGAAGGTTTGCTGTTCTGGGATCTGAATGACTTTGGAAAGGGAAGATGAATGTGACAAAAACCTAGCTGTTTGCATGTGGTCCACTTGCATCTTTagaaagagggaaggagaacATCTCATGGTCCACAGCAAAgagctgctccctcctgctgctgtacTGCTGGCTCGCCGAAGCAGAGAATTCCCTCTCTGAAATAATCTTGTCCTTGTGTGAatccccacagcagctctggccCTGCTTTCTAACACGTGAAAAGTAACCCTTACACATTCAGCACGTTAAACATCCCTCcaccttccctcctccccaggTGTTTCATGCTGTGCACAAAGGTGACACGGGCCGTTACTCCTGCATTGCAACAAACGATGCTGGCTTTGCCAAGTGTGAGGAGCAGGAGATGGAAGTCTGTGAGTGGCTCTATGTAATTATTGACAATGTTAATTAATATTTCACTGTAAATAAACCACCATCATcatggggagggaaggggggcaTCCTAGAGTGTCTTTCTAGCCCCAGACACAGCTGACTTTTCCAGGAAGGTATCAGGACCAGGTTTTTGCATGGCATTTTCAAAGCTGAATAGCattgaaggagaaaaacttGCAGTACTGCTGTGTAGCTCACTCTTCACAACCCAAAGAGCTTCCAGAAGCATTTTAGTATCTGGAGGATGGTACGAGGAGATCCAAACTATCCAAGGAAGATCAGAGAATCTTTAACTACTAGCAATCAGAGAACGATGTGGTTGGACCTGCTACACACAAGGCAATAGAGGAGGAAAGTTtgttagttttcccttttgttaGACCAGaagagcagctctctgtgctgtggaAGGACTCTGAGTCCTTCCAGAGTGGAAATAATTCATAATTCTTAGGAACTTCTGCAGTTTGACACGTATGAAATGTCATTTTAGTGCATGCAGAGGTAGAATATTGTCACTGCCTTAAGAAAATTGCTGGATTGTGGTTTCTGTCTTTGCCAGATGACCTCAACATTGGTGGGATAATTGGTGGAGTCCTGGTGGTCGTGGCAGTGTTGGTGCTCATCACTCTCGGAATCTGCTGTGCTTACAGGAGAGGCTACTTTGCAAACAGTAAAGAGAGTGGGGAAAGGTAAGCTGGGATCCAGCATTCCTGTTGCCACCTCACTGTGTATTTCAGTGCTTGACTTTGTATATTTCTTCTTAGCTCCCTACCAAAGACTACAGTCCTCAAAGTATTCAGATCCCCTCTGCAAGCACTGCACCAAAGGTTTCTGTGCCTCAGGGAGAATGTTGGTATCATTCCTTCTGTGCTCACTACCGGGACCAGACAGGGGAACAGGAGCTGTGTTTTAACATCCTCATATTTTTCACAGTAAGAGGGGACCAACACAATTAAACAGCAGTAGGTGTTTGTCCAATAGGTAACGTGCTGTTGGCATACAGAGGTCTACAACTTAGCAAGCAGAGCTCGTTGCACAATTAGCTGAAGGCATGAGGAGATGCATAGCAAATATATGCCAAAGAGTAGGCACTCTGCAGGAAATCTTGCTAGCTGTGACTCGGAACCTAAATTTGGGATTAAAAACAAGCCTTCTAGAAGGCACATTAGAAcgttaaaaacaacagcattagCACTTGAAGGTGGGAATTTCTCACAGATCAGAAACAAGCCTCGATGTTCTTGCAGAATCTGCAGAAGAGATAATGTATGTAAATAGCAAGATTCTCAGCAGATACATTTATTCCGTGTTCAGTGTTGTGAggtttctctctgctttctgttcactGGGCCgctcttccttgtt from the Lagopus muta isolate bLagMut1 chromosome 22, bLagMut1 primary, whole genome shotgun sequence genome contains:
- the JAM3 gene encoding junctional adhesion molecule C, with product MALRRPALLLLLPLLGWRLLAVELTSSNTKPVVQEFQSVELSCIIKSTVTPDPRIEWKKIRDGETSYVFFDNKMQGDFATRAEILSRTSLVIKNTTRMDTATYRCEVAAPSDTKTIDEINIQLTVQVKPVTPRCTVPKAVPVGKTASLHCHENEGYPKSTYSWYRNSEPLSPDTKSNAKFQNSSYSLNPTTGTLVFHAVHKGDTGRYSCIATNDAGFAKCEEQEMEVYDLNIGGIIGGVLVVVAVLVLITLGICCAYRRGYFANSKESGESYKTPAKPDGVNYIRTDDEGDFRHKSSFVI